A window of the Camelus ferus isolate YT-003-E chromosome 22, BCGSAC_Cfer_1.0, whole genome shotgun sequence genome harbors these coding sequences:
- the GRIN3B gene encoding glutamate receptor ionotropic, NMDA 3B isoform X2, with the protein MEFVRALWLVLALALGPGPAGSHPQPCGVLARLGGSVRLGALLPRAPAARARARAALARAALAPRLPHNLSLELVAAVPPARDPASLARGLCQALAAPGVAAVLAFPEARPELLQLHFLAAATETPVLSVLRREARSPLGAPNPFHLQLDWASPLETLLDVLVSVLRAHTWEDVGLVLCRMRNPSSLVALWTSRAGRDPTLVLDLSRPDPGDSGGLQARLAPLGVSARGTAPVPIAVLLGCDAARARQVLQVAPPGPRWLLGTPLPAKALPTEGLPPGLLALGEVARPPLEAAIHDAVELVARALGNAARVRPERALLPTMVNCNDLQPAEPESSGRFLARFLANTSFWGRTGPVWVTSFSQVHVSRHFRVWSLHQDPLGAPAWATVGSWRDGRLELEPRGAAAWPPPLPGSRARPKLRVVTLVEHPFVFTRETDEDGQCPVGQLCLAPGTNDSAALDALFTALANGSVPRALRRCCYGYCIDLLERLAEDTPFDFQLYIVGDGKYGALRDGRWTGLVGDLLAGRAHMAVTSFSINSARSQVVDFSSPFFSTSLGIVVRARDTAAPIGAFMWPLHWSMWLGVFAALHLTALFLTLYEWRSPYGLTPRGRNWGTVFSYSSALSLCYAILFGRTAFSKTPKCPTGRLLMNLWAIFCLLVLSSYTANLAAVIVGDKTFEELSGIHDPKLHHPAQGFRFGTVWESSAEAYIKKSFPEMHAHMRRHSAPTTPQGVAMLKSDPPRLNAFIMDKALLDYEVSIDADCRLLTVGKPFAIEGYGIGLPQNSPLTSNLSEFISRYKSSGFIDLLHDKWYKMVPCGKRVFAVTERIHRALNAEPPKEQEPEPEPRDPEETRRDMLAAPAGPGSWTRVHQVVARERHVRFLLEPVVAADPPDVDVDEARPPGDPIRLCPNGRLPTELTSEGPHPGELEELEELERHIEGARERLRQALVRHRELLAQLGVSAGEQPCHPLQACVESSGAAQ; encoded by the exons ATGGAGTTTGTGCGGGCGCTGTGGCTCGTCCTGGCGCTGGCTCTGGGACCCGGGCCCGCCGGGAGCCACCCGCAGCCGTGCGGCGTCCTGGCGCGCCTGGGGGGCTCGGTGCGCCTGGGCGCCCTGCTGCCCCGCGCACCCGcagcccgcgcccgcgcccgcgccgccCTGGCCCGGGCCGCCCTGGCGCCGCGGCTGCCGCACAACCTGAGCCTGGAGCTGGTGGCCGCCGTGCCCCCCGCCCGCGACCCTGCCTCGCTGGCCCGCGGCCTGTGCCAGGCGCTGGCGGCGCCGGGCGTGGCAGCCGTGCTCGCCTTCCCCGAGGCGCGGCCCGAGCTGCTGCAGCTGCATTTCCTGGCGGCTGCCACCGAGACCCCGGTGCTTAGCGTGCTGCGGCGGGAGGCGCGCTCGCCCCTCGGCGCCCCG AATCCGTTTCACCTGCAGCTGGACTGGGCCAGCCCCCTGGAGACGCTGCTTGACGTGCTGGTGTCTGTGCTGCGGGCGCACACCTGGGAGGACGTTGGCCTGGTGCTCTGCCGCATGCGGAACCCCAGCAGCCTGGTGGCCCTCTGGACAAGCCGGGCAGGCCGGGACCCGACGTTGGTGCTGGACCTAAGCCGGCCGGACCCGGGCGATAGTGGAGGGCTGCAGGCACGCCTGGCCCCACTGGGTGTGTCGGCGCGGGGCACAGCCCCGGTACCCATCGCAGTACTCCTGGGCTGTGACGCCGCCCGGGCCCGTCAGGTGCTGCAGGTCGCGCCCCCCGGGCCCCGCTGGCTGCTGGGCACGCCACTGCCCGCCAAGGCCCTGCCCACCGAGGGCCTGCCGCCTGGGCTGCTGGCACTGGGCGAGGTGGCTCGGCCCCCACTGGAGGCTGCCATCCACGACGCGGTGGAACTAGTGGCCCGGGCGCTGGGCAATGCAGCCCGTGTGCGGCCGGAGcgtgccctcctccccaccatggTCAACTGCAATGACCTGCAGCCGGCCGAGCCTGAGTCCTCAGGTCGCTTCTTGGCACG gttcCTAGCCAACACGTCCTTCTGGGGCCGCACGGGGCCAGTGTGGGTGACCAGCTTCTCACAGGTGCACGTCTCCCGGCACTTCCGGGTGTGGAGCCTTCACCAGGATCCGCTGGGCGCCCCGGCCTGGGCCACAGTGGGCAGCTGGCGGGATGGGCGGCTGGAGCTGGAGCCAAGGGGCGCAGCTGCgtggcccccacccctgcccggcTCCCGGGCGCGGCCCAAGCTGCGCGTGGTGACGCTGGTGGAGCACCCGTTCGTGTTCACCCGTGAGACGGACGAGGACGGGCAGTGCCCGGTGGGGCAGCTGTGCTTGGCCCCTGGCACCAACGACTCGGCCGCCCTGGATGCGCTGTTCACCGCGCTGGCCAATGGCTCGGTGCCCCGCGCCCTGCGCAGGTGCTGCTATGGCTACTGCATTGACCTGCTGGAGCGCCTGGCGGAGGACACGCCCTTCGACTTCCAGCTGTACATCGTGGGCGACGGCAAGTACGGGGCGCTGCGGGACGGCCGCTGGACCGGCCTGGTGGGCGACCTGCTGGCCGGCCGGGCCCACATGGCGGTCACCAGCTTCAGCATCAACTCGGCGCGCTCGCAGGTGGTGGACTTCAGCAGCCCCTTCTTCTCCACCAGCCTGGGCATCGTGGTGCGCGCGCGGGACACGGCCGCGCCCATTGGCGCCTTCATGTGGCCGCTGCACTGGTCCATGTGGCTGGGCGTCTTCGCTGCCCTGCACCTCACCGCGCTCTTCCTCACTCTCTATGAGTGGCGCAGCCCCTACGGCCTCACACCCCGAGGCCGGAACTGGGGCACCGTGTTCTCCTACTCCTCCGCCCTCAGCCTCTGCTACGCCATCCTTTTTGGACGCACGGCATTCAGCAAGACGCCCAAGTGCCCCACGGGCCGCCTCCTCATGAACCTGTGGGCCATCTTCTGTCTGCTTGTGCTGTCCAGCTACACCGCCAACCTGGCTGCCGTCATAGTCGGGGACAAGACGTTCGAGGAGCTGTCAGGCATCCACGACCCCAAG CTGCACCACCCGGCCCAGGGCTTCCGCTTCGGCACCGTGTGGGAGAGCAGCGCCGAGGCCTACATCAAGAAGAGCTTCCCAGAGATGCACGCGCACATGCGGCGCCACAGCGCGCCCACCACGCCGCAGGGCGTCGCCATGCTCAA GAGCGACCCCCCCAGGCTCAACGCCTTCATCATGGACAAGGCGCTCCTGGATTACGAGGTGTCCATCGACGCCGACTGTAGGCTGCTGACCGTGGGCAAGCCTTTCGCCATCGAGG GCTATGGCATTGGACTCCCCCAGAATTCGCCGCTCACCTCCAACCTGTCAGAGTTCATCAGCCGCTACAAGTCCTCGGGCTTCATTGACCTGCTGCATGACAAGTGGTACAAGATGGTGCCTTGTGGGAAGCGGGTCTTCGCCGTtacagag AGAATCCATCGCGCCCTCAACGCTGAGCCGCCCAAGGAACAGGAGCCAGAGCCCGAGCCAAG GGACCCTGAGGAGACTCGGCGGGACATGCTGGCTGCCCCCGCGGGCCCGGGAAGCTGGACACGGGTGCACCAGGTTGTGGCAAGGGAGCGTCACGTGCGCTTCCTGCTGGAGCCAGTCGTGGCTGCTGACCCACCAGACGTGGATGTGGATGAGGCCAGGCCGCCTGGGGACCCCATCCGGCTCTGCCCCAACGGCCGCCTGCCCACTGAGCTGACCTCGGAAGGCCCGCATCCTggggagctggaggagctggaggagctggagcgACACATCGAGGGTGCACGCGAGCGGCTCCGCCAAGCACTGGTGCGGCACAGAGAGCTCCTTGCCCAGCTCGGGGTCAGCGCCGGCGAGCAGCCCTGCCACCCGCTCCAGGCCTGTGTAGAATCAAGTGGGGCTGCCCAGTGA
- the TMEM259 gene encoding LOW QUALITY PROTEIN: membralin (The sequence of the model RefSeq protein was modified relative to this genomic sequence to represent the inferred CDS: deleted 1 base in 1 codon), translating to MSEQAAPGAPGPGPNGGGAGAGPAPARGPRTPNLNPNPLINVRDRLFHALFFKMAVTYSRLFPPAFRRLFEFFVLLKALFVLFVLAYIHIVFSRSPINCLEHVRDKWPREGILRVEVQHNSSRAPVFLQFCDGGSRGSFPGLAVEPAGLELEEEEEEEELTMEMFGNSSIKFELDIEPKVLKPPGGPKALNDSQDFPFPETPAKVWPQDEYIVEYSLEYGFLRLSQATRQRLSIPVMVVTLDPTRDQCFGDRFSRLLLAEFLGYDDILMSSVKGLAENEENKGFLRNVVSGEHYRFVSMWMARTSYLAAFVIMVIFTLSVSMLLRYSHHQIFVFIVDLLQMLEMNMAIAFPAAPLLTVILALVGMEAIMSEFFNDTTTAFYIILIVWLADQYDAICCHTNTSKRHWLRFFYLYHFAFYAYHYRFNGQYSSLALVASWLFIQHSMIYFFHHYELPAILQQIRIQEMLLQAPPLGPGTPTALPDDLNNNGGAPAATPDSAGQPPALGPSLQGAGGGPGPVAEAPSSLVAAAASVAAAASGDLGWMAETAAIITDASFLSGLSASLLDRRPAIPRAAQDSTPQSDSPGPDTTPQAARVSGPSLASMALVDAPSEVGS from the exons ATGTCGGAGCAGGCGGCGCCCGGGGCCCCGGGGCCCGGGCCCAACGGCGGCGGCGCCGGCGCCGGCCCGGCCCCCGCGCGCGGGCCTCGCACTCCCAACCTCAACCCCAACCCTCTCATCAACGTGCGCGACCGGCTCTTCCACGCGCTCTTCTTCAAGATGGCTGTCACCTACTCGcgcctcttccctcctgccttccgCCGTCTCTTCGAGTTCTTCGTGTTGCTCAAG gcCTTGTTCGTGCTCTTCGTCCTGGCCTACATCCACATTGTCTTTTCCCGCTCGCCCATCAACTGTCTGGAGCACGTGCGGGACAAGTGGCCGCGAGAAGGCATCCTGCGCGTCGAGGTGCAGCACAACTCGAGCCGCGCGCCCGTCTTCCTGCAGTTCTGTGATGGCGGCAGCCGCGGCAGCTTCCCTGGCCTGGCCGTGGAGCCGGCCGGCctggagctggaagaggaggaggaagaggaggagctgacCATGGAGATGTTTGGGAACAGCTCCATCAAG TTTGAGCTGGACATCGAGCCCAAGGTGCTCAAGCCACCGGGTGGCCCCAAGGCCCTGAACGACAGCCAGGACTTCCCCTTCCCTGAGACACCCGCAAAAG TGTGGCCACAGGACGAGTACATCGTGGAGTACTCGCTGGAATACGGCTTCCTGAGGCTGTCACAGGCCACGCGGCAGCGGTTGAGCATCCCCGTCATGGTGGTCACCCTGG ACCCCACGCGGGACCAGTGCTTCGGGGATCGCTTCAGCCGCCTGCTGCTGGCCGAGTTCCTGGGCTACGACGACATT CTCATGTCCAGTGTGAAGGGCCTGGCCGAGAACGAGGAGAACAAGG GCTTCCTGCGCAACGTGGTGTCCGGGGAGCATTACCGCTTCGTGAGCATGTGGATGGCCCGCACGTCGTATTTGGCCGCCTTCGTCATCATGGTCATCTTC ACCCTGAGCGTGTCCATGCTGCTGCGCTACTCCCACCACCAGATCTTTGTCTTCATTG TGGACCTGCTGCAGATGCTGGAGATGAACATGGCCATCGCCTTCCCCGCGGCGCCGCTGCTGACCGTCATCCTGGCCCTTGTGG GGATGGAAGCCATCATGTCCGAGTTCTTCAACGACACCACCACGGCCTTCTACATCATCCTCATTGTGTGGCTGGCTGACCAGTATGACGCCATCTGCTGTCACACCAACACCAGCAAGCGGCACTGGCTTCG GTTCTTCTACCTGTACCACTTCGCCTTCTACGCCTACCACTACCGCTTCAACGGCCAGTACAGCAGCCTGGCCCTTGTCGCCTCCTGGCTCTTCATCCAG CATTCCATGATCTACTTCTTCCACCACTATGAGCTGCCTGCCATCCTGCAGCAGATCCGCATCCAGGAGATGCTGCTGCAGGCCCCGCCGCTGGGCCCCGGCACCCCCACGGCGCTGCCGGATGACCTCAACAACAATGGAGGCGCCCCGGCCGCCACCCCCGACTCTGCcggccagccccctgccctgggccctagCTTGCAGGGTGCCGGCGGGGGCCCCGGGCCTGTGGCTGAGGCACCCAGTTCCTTGGTGGCCGCGGCAGCCTCGGTGGCTGCTGCAGCCAGTGGTGACCTGGGTTGGATGGCAGAGACGGCCGCCATCATCACAGATGCCTCCTTCCTATCTGGCCTGAGCGCCTCCCTCCTGGACCGGCGGCCGGCAATCCCCCGGGCTGCCCAGGACAGTACCCCCCAAAGCGACTCCCCGGGGCCTGACACAACCCCTCAGGCTGCCAGGGTGAGTGGGCCTAGCCTTGCATCCATGGCCCTGGTGGATGCACCCTCGGAAGTCGGCTCCTGA
- the GRIN3B gene encoding glutamate receptor ionotropic, NMDA 3B isoform X1, giving the protein MEFVRALWLVLALALGPGPAGSHPQPCGVLARLGGSVRLGALLPRAPAARARARAALARAALAPRLPHNLSLELVAAVPPARDPASLARGLCQALAAPGVAAVLAFPEARPELLQLHFLAAATETPVLSVLRREARSPLGAPNPFHLQLDWASPLETLLDVLVSVLRAHTWEDVGLVLCRMRNPSSLVALWTSRAGRDPTLVLDLSRPDPGDSGGLQARLAPLGVSARGTAPVPIAVLLGCDAARARQVLQVAPPGPRWLLGTPLPAKALPTEGLPPGLLALGEVARPPLEAAIHDAVELVARALGNAARVRPERALLPTMVNCNDLQPAEPESSGRFLARFLANTSFWGRTGPVWVTSFSQVHVSRHFRVWSLHQDPLGAPAWATVGSWRDGRLELEPRGAAAWPPPLPGSRARPKLRVVTLVEHPFVFTRETDEDGQCPVGQLCLAPGTNDSAALDALFTALANGSVPRALRRCCYGYCIDLLERLAEDTPFDFQLYIVGDGKYGALRDGRWTGLVGDLLAGRAHMAVTSFSINSARSQVVDFSSPFFSTSLGIVVRARDTAAPIGAFMWPLHWSMWLGVFAALHLTALFLTLYEWRSPYGLTPRGRNWGTVFSYSSALSLCYAILFGRTAFSKTPKCPTGRLLMNLWAIFCLLVLSSYTANLAAVIVGDKTFEELSGIHDPKLHHPAQGFRFGTVWESSAEAYIKKSFPEMHAHMRRHSAPTTPQGVAMLKSDPPRLNAFIMDKALLDYEVSIDADCRLLTVGKPFAIEGYGIGLPQNSPLTSNLSEFISRYKSSGFIDLLHDKWYKMVPCGKRVFAVTETLQMGIHHFSGLFVLLCLGLGSALLSSLGEHVFYHLALPRIRRGNRLQYWLHTSQRIHRALNAEPPKEQEPEPEPRDPEETRRDMLAAPAGPGSWTRVHQVVARERHVRFLLEPVVAADPPDVDVDEARPPGDPIRLCPNGRLPTELTSEGPHPGELEELEELERHIEGARERLRQALVRHRELLAQLGVSAGEQPCHPLQACVESSGAAQ; this is encoded by the exons ATGGAGTTTGTGCGGGCGCTGTGGCTCGTCCTGGCGCTGGCTCTGGGACCCGGGCCCGCCGGGAGCCACCCGCAGCCGTGCGGCGTCCTGGCGCGCCTGGGGGGCTCGGTGCGCCTGGGCGCCCTGCTGCCCCGCGCACCCGcagcccgcgcccgcgcccgcgccgccCTGGCCCGGGCCGCCCTGGCGCCGCGGCTGCCGCACAACCTGAGCCTGGAGCTGGTGGCCGCCGTGCCCCCCGCCCGCGACCCTGCCTCGCTGGCCCGCGGCCTGTGCCAGGCGCTGGCGGCGCCGGGCGTGGCAGCCGTGCTCGCCTTCCCCGAGGCGCGGCCCGAGCTGCTGCAGCTGCATTTCCTGGCGGCTGCCACCGAGACCCCGGTGCTTAGCGTGCTGCGGCGGGAGGCGCGCTCGCCCCTCGGCGCCCCG AATCCGTTTCACCTGCAGCTGGACTGGGCCAGCCCCCTGGAGACGCTGCTTGACGTGCTGGTGTCTGTGCTGCGGGCGCACACCTGGGAGGACGTTGGCCTGGTGCTCTGCCGCATGCGGAACCCCAGCAGCCTGGTGGCCCTCTGGACAAGCCGGGCAGGCCGGGACCCGACGTTGGTGCTGGACCTAAGCCGGCCGGACCCGGGCGATAGTGGAGGGCTGCAGGCACGCCTGGCCCCACTGGGTGTGTCGGCGCGGGGCACAGCCCCGGTACCCATCGCAGTACTCCTGGGCTGTGACGCCGCCCGGGCCCGTCAGGTGCTGCAGGTCGCGCCCCCCGGGCCCCGCTGGCTGCTGGGCACGCCACTGCCCGCCAAGGCCCTGCCCACCGAGGGCCTGCCGCCTGGGCTGCTGGCACTGGGCGAGGTGGCTCGGCCCCCACTGGAGGCTGCCATCCACGACGCGGTGGAACTAGTGGCCCGGGCGCTGGGCAATGCAGCCCGTGTGCGGCCGGAGcgtgccctcctccccaccatggTCAACTGCAATGACCTGCAGCCGGCCGAGCCTGAGTCCTCAGGTCGCTTCTTGGCACG gttcCTAGCCAACACGTCCTTCTGGGGCCGCACGGGGCCAGTGTGGGTGACCAGCTTCTCACAGGTGCACGTCTCCCGGCACTTCCGGGTGTGGAGCCTTCACCAGGATCCGCTGGGCGCCCCGGCCTGGGCCACAGTGGGCAGCTGGCGGGATGGGCGGCTGGAGCTGGAGCCAAGGGGCGCAGCTGCgtggcccccacccctgcccggcTCCCGGGCGCGGCCCAAGCTGCGCGTGGTGACGCTGGTGGAGCACCCGTTCGTGTTCACCCGTGAGACGGACGAGGACGGGCAGTGCCCGGTGGGGCAGCTGTGCTTGGCCCCTGGCACCAACGACTCGGCCGCCCTGGATGCGCTGTTCACCGCGCTGGCCAATGGCTCGGTGCCCCGCGCCCTGCGCAGGTGCTGCTATGGCTACTGCATTGACCTGCTGGAGCGCCTGGCGGAGGACACGCCCTTCGACTTCCAGCTGTACATCGTGGGCGACGGCAAGTACGGGGCGCTGCGGGACGGCCGCTGGACCGGCCTGGTGGGCGACCTGCTGGCCGGCCGGGCCCACATGGCGGTCACCAGCTTCAGCATCAACTCGGCGCGCTCGCAGGTGGTGGACTTCAGCAGCCCCTTCTTCTCCACCAGCCTGGGCATCGTGGTGCGCGCGCGGGACACGGCCGCGCCCATTGGCGCCTTCATGTGGCCGCTGCACTGGTCCATGTGGCTGGGCGTCTTCGCTGCCCTGCACCTCACCGCGCTCTTCCTCACTCTCTATGAGTGGCGCAGCCCCTACGGCCTCACACCCCGAGGCCGGAACTGGGGCACCGTGTTCTCCTACTCCTCCGCCCTCAGCCTCTGCTACGCCATCCTTTTTGGACGCACGGCATTCAGCAAGACGCCCAAGTGCCCCACGGGCCGCCTCCTCATGAACCTGTGGGCCATCTTCTGTCTGCTTGTGCTGTCCAGCTACACCGCCAACCTGGCTGCCGTCATAGTCGGGGACAAGACGTTCGAGGAGCTGTCAGGCATCCACGACCCCAAG CTGCACCACCCGGCCCAGGGCTTCCGCTTCGGCACCGTGTGGGAGAGCAGCGCCGAGGCCTACATCAAGAAGAGCTTCCCAGAGATGCACGCGCACATGCGGCGCCACAGCGCGCCCACCACGCCGCAGGGCGTCGCCATGCTCAA GAGCGACCCCCCCAGGCTCAACGCCTTCATCATGGACAAGGCGCTCCTGGATTACGAGGTGTCCATCGACGCCGACTGTAGGCTGCTGACCGTGGGCAAGCCTTTCGCCATCGAGG GCTATGGCATTGGACTCCCCCAGAATTCGCCGCTCACCTCCAACCTGTCAGAGTTCATCAGCCGCTACAAGTCCTCGGGCTTCATTGACCTGCTGCATGACAAGTGGTACAAGATGGTGCCTTGTGGGAAGCGGGTCTTCGCCGTtacagag ACCCTCCAGATGGGCATCCACCACTTCTCAGGGCTCTTTGTGCTGCTTTGCCTGGGCCTGGGCAGTGCTCTGCTCAGCTCGCTAGGCGAGCACGTCTTCTACCACCTGGCGCTGCCCCGCATCCGCAGGGGCAACAGGCTGCAGTACTGGCTGCACACCAGCCAG AGAATCCATCGCGCCCTCAACGCTGAGCCGCCCAAGGAACAGGAGCCAGAGCCCGAGCCAAG GGACCCTGAGGAGACTCGGCGGGACATGCTGGCTGCCCCCGCGGGCCCGGGAAGCTGGACACGGGTGCACCAGGTTGTGGCAAGGGAGCGTCACGTGCGCTTCCTGCTGGAGCCAGTCGTGGCTGCTGACCCACCAGACGTGGATGTGGATGAGGCCAGGCCGCCTGGGGACCCCATCCGGCTCTGCCCCAACGGCCGCCTGCCCACTGAGCTGACCTCGGAAGGCCCGCATCCTggggagctggaggagctggaggagctggagcgACACATCGAGGGTGCACGCGAGCGGCTCCGCCAAGCACTGGTGCGGCACAGAGAGCTCCTTGCCCAGCTCGGGGTCAGCGCCGGCGAGCAGCCCTGCCACCCGCTCCAGGCCTGTGTAGAATCAAGTGGGGCTGCCCAGTGA
- the GRIN3B gene encoding glutamate receptor ionotropic, NMDA 3B isoform X3: MRNPSSLVALWTSRAGRDPTLVLDLSRPDPGDSGGLQARLAPLGVSARGTAPVPIAVLLGCDAARARQVLQVAPPGPRWLLGTPLPAKALPTEGLPPGLLALGEVARPPLEAAIHDAVELVARALGNAARVRPERALLPTMVNCNDLQPAEPESSGRFLARFLANTSFWGRTGPVWVTSFSQVHVSRHFRVWSLHQDPLGAPAWATVGSWRDGRLELEPRGAAAWPPPLPGSRARPKLRVVTLVEHPFVFTRETDEDGQCPVGQLCLAPGTNDSAALDALFTALANGSVPRALRRCCYGYCIDLLERLAEDTPFDFQLYIVGDGKYGALRDGRWTGLVGDLLAGRAHMAVTSFSINSARSQVVDFSSPFFSTSLGIVVRARDTAAPIGAFMWPLHWSMWLGVFAALHLTALFLTLYEWRSPYGLTPRGRNWGTVFSYSSALSLCYAILFGRTAFSKTPKCPTGRLLMNLWAIFCLLVLSSYTANLAAVIVGDKTFEELSGIHDPKLHHPAQGFRFGTVWESSAEAYIKKSFPEMHAHMRRHSAPTTPQGVAMLKSDPPRLNAFIMDKALLDYEVSIDADCRLLTVGKPFAIEGYGIGLPQNSPLTSNLSEFISRYKSSGFIDLLHDKWYKMVPCGKRVFAVTETLQMGIHHFSGLFVLLCLGLGSALLSSLGEHVFYHLALPRIRRGNRLQYWLHTSQRIHRALNAEPPKEQEPEPEPRDPEETRRDMLAAPAGPGSWTRVHQVVARERHVRFLLEPVVAADPPDVDVDEARPPGDPIRLCPNGRLPTELTSEGPHPGELEELEELERHIEGARERLRQALVRHRELLAQLGVSAGEQPCHPLQACVESSGAAQ; this comes from the exons ATGCGGAACCCCAGCAGCCTGGTGGCCCTCTGGACAAGCCGGGCAGGCCGGGACCCGACGTTGGTGCTGGACCTAAGCCGGCCGGACCCGGGCGATAGTGGAGGGCTGCAGGCACGCCTGGCCCCACTGGGTGTGTCGGCGCGGGGCACAGCCCCGGTACCCATCGCAGTACTCCTGGGCTGTGACGCCGCCCGGGCCCGTCAGGTGCTGCAGGTCGCGCCCCCCGGGCCCCGCTGGCTGCTGGGCACGCCACTGCCCGCCAAGGCCCTGCCCACCGAGGGCCTGCCGCCTGGGCTGCTGGCACTGGGCGAGGTGGCTCGGCCCCCACTGGAGGCTGCCATCCACGACGCGGTGGAACTAGTGGCCCGGGCGCTGGGCAATGCAGCCCGTGTGCGGCCGGAGcgtgccctcctccccaccatggTCAACTGCAATGACCTGCAGCCGGCCGAGCCTGAGTCCTCAGGTCGCTTCTTGGCACG gttcCTAGCCAACACGTCCTTCTGGGGCCGCACGGGGCCAGTGTGGGTGACCAGCTTCTCACAGGTGCACGTCTCCCGGCACTTCCGGGTGTGGAGCCTTCACCAGGATCCGCTGGGCGCCCCGGCCTGGGCCACAGTGGGCAGCTGGCGGGATGGGCGGCTGGAGCTGGAGCCAAGGGGCGCAGCTGCgtggcccccacccctgcccggcTCCCGGGCGCGGCCCAAGCTGCGCGTGGTGACGCTGGTGGAGCACCCGTTCGTGTTCACCCGTGAGACGGACGAGGACGGGCAGTGCCCGGTGGGGCAGCTGTGCTTGGCCCCTGGCACCAACGACTCGGCCGCCCTGGATGCGCTGTTCACCGCGCTGGCCAATGGCTCGGTGCCCCGCGCCCTGCGCAGGTGCTGCTATGGCTACTGCATTGACCTGCTGGAGCGCCTGGCGGAGGACACGCCCTTCGACTTCCAGCTGTACATCGTGGGCGACGGCAAGTACGGGGCGCTGCGGGACGGCCGCTGGACCGGCCTGGTGGGCGACCTGCTGGCCGGCCGGGCCCACATGGCGGTCACCAGCTTCAGCATCAACTCGGCGCGCTCGCAGGTGGTGGACTTCAGCAGCCCCTTCTTCTCCACCAGCCTGGGCATCGTGGTGCGCGCGCGGGACACGGCCGCGCCCATTGGCGCCTTCATGTGGCCGCTGCACTGGTCCATGTGGCTGGGCGTCTTCGCTGCCCTGCACCTCACCGCGCTCTTCCTCACTCTCTATGAGTGGCGCAGCCCCTACGGCCTCACACCCCGAGGCCGGAACTGGGGCACCGTGTTCTCCTACTCCTCCGCCCTCAGCCTCTGCTACGCCATCCTTTTTGGACGCACGGCATTCAGCAAGACGCCCAAGTGCCCCACGGGCCGCCTCCTCATGAACCTGTGGGCCATCTTCTGTCTGCTTGTGCTGTCCAGCTACACCGCCAACCTGGCTGCCGTCATAGTCGGGGACAAGACGTTCGAGGAGCTGTCAGGCATCCACGACCCCAAG CTGCACCACCCGGCCCAGGGCTTCCGCTTCGGCACCGTGTGGGAGAGCAGCGCCGAGGCCTACATCAAGAAGAGCTTCCCAGAGATGCACGCGCACATGCGGCGCCACAGCGCGCCCACCACGCCGCAGGGCGTCGCCATGCTCAA GAGCGACCCCCCCAGGCTCAACGCCTTCATCATGGACAAGGCGCTCCTGGATTACGAGGTGTCCATCGACGCCGACTGTAGGCTGCTGACCGTGGGCAAGCCTTTCGCCATCGAGG GCTATGGCATTGGACTCCCCCAGAATTCGCCGCTCACCTCCAACCTGTCAGAGTTCATCAGCCGCTACAAGTCCTCGGGCTTCATTGACCTGCTGCATGACAAGTGGTACAAGATGGTGCCTTGTGGGAAGCGGGTCTTCGCCGTtacagag ACCCTCCAGATGGGCATCCACCACTTCTCAGGGCTCTTTGTGCTGCTTTGCCTGGGCCTGGGCAGTGCTCTGCTCAGCTCGCTAGGCGAGCACGTCTTCTACCACCTGGCGCTGCCCCGCATCCGCAGGGGCAACAGGCTGCAGTACTGGCTGCACACCAGCCAG AGAATCCATCGCGCCCTCAACGCTGAGCCGCCCAAGGAACAGGAGCCAGAGCCCGAGCCAAG GGACCCTGAGGAGACTCGGCGGGACATGCTGGCTGCCCCCGCGGGCCCGGGAAGCTGGACACGGGTGCACCAGGTTGTGGCAAGGGAGCGTCACGTGCGCTTCCTGCTGGAGCCAGTCGTGGCTGCTGACCCACCAGACGTGGATGTGGATGAGGCCAGGCCGCCTGGGGACCCCATCCGGCTCTGCCCCAACGGCCGCCTGCCCACTGAGCTGACCTCGGAAGGCCCGCATCCTggggagctggaggagctggaggagctggagcgACACATCGAGGGTGCACGCGAGCGGCTCCGCCAAGCACTGGTGCGGCACAGAGAGCTCCTTGCCCAGCTCGGGGTCAGCGCCGGCGAGCAGCCCTGCCACCCGCTCCAGGCCTGTGTAGAATCAAGTGGGGCTGCCCAGTGA